From the genome of Flavobacterium ovatum, one region includes:
- a CDS encoding DUF4199 domain-containing protein yields the protein MINEIIKRNGVNYGIITGAILSLITAIMYAVNLELFIAWWTTLLSFSIFIIVPAILLIKTKTDLNGILIFKDAFTTYFICALVALLISVGFKMILFNIIDPSIKDSLLELTINYIKSTSGKFGVPEISLNEMIDNLKKTDPFSIPEQLKGAVVNLFFCAILGLIMAAFFKSKTTSQDN from the coding sequence ATGATTAATGAAATCATCAAAAGAAACGGTGTTAACTATGGTATTATTACAGGAGCCATTTTATCCTTAATTACTGCAATCATGTACGCTGTCAATCTAGAATTATTCATTGCTTGGTGGACTACACTATTAAGTTTTTCTATTTTTATAATCGTACCGGCTATTTTACTAATTAAAACAAAAACAGACTTAAACGGAATACTTATTTTCAAAGATGCTTTTACTACTTATTTTATTTGTGCTTTAGTCGCCTTATTAATTTCGGTAGGCTTTAAAATGATTTTGTTCAACATCATTGATCCTTCCATCAAAGATTCTTTGTTGGAATTAACAATAAACTATATCAAAAGTACGTCTGGAAAATTTGGTGTTCCTGAAATATCATTAAATGAAATGATTGACAACCTTAAAAAAACAGATCCTTTTTCGATACCAGAGCAACTTAAAGGAGCTGTAGTCAATTTATTCTTTTGTGCAATATTAGGATTAATAATGGCTGCTTTTTTTAAATCAAAAACAACTTCACAAGATAACTAA